The following proteins are co-located in the Apium graveolens cultivar Ventura chromosome 5, ASM990537v1, whole genome shotgun sequence genome:
- the LOC141659333 gene encoding putative methyltransferase PMT3 — protein MRGRSDGSRKKRLLTSVGVLAIVILFLYLYFGSESDGQSALEYGSRSLKKLGSSYLSGEEELDLDKDESSFKLGLDNGEDGIVPKSFPVCDDRHSELIPCLDRNLIYQTRLKLDLSLMEHYERHCPLPERRFNCLIPPPPGYKIPIKWPVSRDEVWKANIPHTHLAKEKSDQNWMVVSGEKIVFPGGGTHFHYGADKYIRSLANMLKFQYNKINNKGRLRTVLDIGCGVASFGAYLLKYDVLTMSVAPNDVHQNQIQFALERGIPAYLGVLGTMRLPYPSRSFELAHCSRCRIDWLQRDGILLLELDRLLRPGGYFAYSSPEAYAQDEEDLRIWREMSALVERMCWKIAEKRNQTVIWVKPLNNDCYMERAPGTQPPLCRSDQDPDATWGVSMEACITPYSVHDHRTGGSGLAPWPARSTAPPPRLADFGYSTDMFEKDTEIWHHRVENYWNLLSPKISHDTIRNVMDMKANMGSFGAALKNKNVWVMNIVSEDGPNTLKLVYDRGLIGSIHDWCEAYSTYPRTYDLLHAWTVFSDIEKKGCSGEDLLIEMDRILRPTGFIIIRDKLHVIDFVKKYLTALHWEAVTTSTELDQDGDEVVFIIQKKLWLSTESLRTSE, from the exons ATGAGGGGAAGATCAGATGGATCACGGAAAAAGAGGTTGCTCACTTCTGTAGGTGTACTGGCAATCGTTATTCTTTTTCTTTATTTATATTTTGGCTCAGAGAGCGACGGTCAGTCGGCTTTAGAGTATGGAAGCCGGTCTCTAAAGAAACTTGGATCATCTTACTTGAGTGGTGAGGAAGAACTTGATCTTGACAAGGATGAATCTTCTTTTAAGTTAGGGCTGGATAATGGAGAAGATGGGATTGTACCAAAGAGCTTCCCT GTTTGCGATGATCGTCATTCAGAACTGATTCCCTGCCTAGACAGGAATCTTATATACCAAACGAGACTCAAGTTGGATCTTTCTCTGATGGAACACTACGAAAGACACTGCCCTCTGCCTGAAAGGCGTTTTAATTGCTTGATTCCGCCTCCTCCAGGGTATAAG ATTCCAATCAAGTGGCCAGTGAGTAGGGATGAGGTGTGGAAAGCAAACATACCTCACACTCACCTTGCAAAAGAGAAATCTGATCAGAACTGGATGGTTGTCAGTGGTGAGAAGATTGTATTCCCTGGTGGAGGCACTCATTTTCACTATGGAGCTGACAAGTACATCAGATCTCTTGCTAAT ATGCTCAAGTTTCAATACAATAAAATAAACAATAAGGGAAGATTACGAACAGTATTGGATATTGGTTGTGGTGTTGCAAGCTTTGGGGCCTATCTTTTAAAATATGATGTACTAACCATGTCTGTCGCGCCTAACGATGTACACCAGAATCAAATTCAATTTGCTCTGGAGAGAGGAATTCCTGCATATCTTGGTGTTCTGGGAACAATGAGGCTTCCCTACCCTAGTAGATCCTTTGAACTTGCACACTGTTCTCGTTGCAGGATAGATTGGCTGCAAAGGGATGGTATTCTTCTTCTTGAGTTGGATAGGTTGCTCAGACCTGGAGGCTACTTTGCGTACTCTTCGCCCGAAGCATATGCGCAAGATGAAGAAGATCTTAGAATATGGAGAGAAATGAGTGCACTTGTGGAGCGTATGTGTTGGAAAATAGCTGAAAAAAGGAACCAAACTGTCATATGGGTTAAGCCTTTAAATAACGACTGTTACATGGAAAGAGCGCCTGGTACCCAACCTCCTCTTTGCAGATCTGATCAAGATCCTGATGCAACCTGGGGGGTATCCATGGAAGCATGTATCACCCCATACTCTGTCC ATGATCATAGAACTGGAGGAAGTGGACTGGCACCTTGGCCAGCACGTTCAACTGCTCCCCCTCCGCGTCTTGCTGACTTTGGCTATTCCACGGACATGTTTGAGAAGGACACG GAAATTTGGCACCATAGGGTTGAGAATTACTGGAATCTGTTAAGTCCAAAGATTTCACACGACACAATTCGTAATGTGATGGACATGAAGGCCAACATGGGTTCATTTGGAGCTGCCTTGAAGAACAAGAATGTGTGGGTGATGAATATTGTCTCTGAAGATGGACCAAACACACTCAAGCTGGTCTACGACAGAGGCCTGATTGGCTCAATTCATGATTG GTGTGAAGCTTACTCAACATACCCCAGAACATATGACCTCCTCCATGCATGGACTGTGTTTTCTGACATCGAGAAGAAAGGTTGCAGTGGGGAAGATCTATTAATTGAGATGGATCGCATCCTCAGGCCAACTGGTTTCATTATTATACGGGACAAACTACATGTTATCGATTTTGTTAAAAAGTATCTAACAGCTTTGCACTGGGAAGCAGTGACTACCTCTACAGAGTTGGACCAAGACGGAGACGAGGTAGTATTTATTATCCAGAAGAAGTTGTGGCTCTCAACCGAAAGCCTCAGGACTTCGGAGTAA